A section of the Gemmatimonadales bacterium genome encodes:
- the treA gene encoding alpha,alpha-trehalase TreA, translating to MIFRRLLLAFTLALAGAGCQRTAPPAAPGVAPAAAPASQYDPAHDLGPLFHDVQMAGLFPDSKTFVDSRALEAPSEIARLYAGQRERPGFDLRAFVAQHFEPPRPAGEGVAADTSSSMEQHIRRLWPVLTRPADAPQPYSSLIPLPNPYVVPGGRFREVYYWDSYFTMLGLVESGRTDLVRSMLDNFAHLVRTVGHIPNGNRTYYLGRSQPPYFGAMVGLYAQATDSTRALIYLDALEAEYAFWMEGGSRLVPGTANRRVIRLRDGTLLNRYFDDIPEPRPESYREDFTLAQSVPEARRTALYRNLRASAESGWDFSSRWMRDPKDLRTLETTELAPVDLNSLLYHTERTIAALRRLRGRTGDAQMAARFDQAAEARRRALLAAAYDPETGFFYDVRWRTGERVTDRPTLAAVVPLYFGLATPDQGRGVAARLEHDFLKPGGFVTTLVASGQQWDAPNGWPPLEWLTIEGVRRYGRGDLADLARERWLGLNRRTYRSARKMTEKYDVVDLSRPAGGGEYPTQDGFGWSNGVALALAVEECAARAPAGAAGARPDCD from the coding sequence ATGATCTTCCGCCGCCTGCTCCTCGCCTTCACGCTGGCCCTCGCCGGTGCCGGCTGTCAGCGTACCGCGCCGCCGGCCGCGCCGGGTGTAGCACCGGCGGCGGCGCCCGCCTCGCAGTACGATCCAGCCCACGATCTCGGGCCGCTGTTTCATGACGTGCAGATGGCAGGACTCTTTCCCGACTCCAAGACGTTCGTCGATTCCCGCGCGCTGGAGGCGCCTTCGGAGATCGCGCGGCTCTACGCCGGGCAGCGCGAGCGCCCGGGGTTTGACCTCCGAGCGTTTGTCGCCCAGCACTTCGAGCCGCCCCGACCGGCGGGTGAAGGCGTCGCGGCCGATACGTCGAGCTCGATGGAGCAGCACATCCGGCGGCTGTGGCCCGTGCTCACCCGGCCAGCGGACGCTCCCCAGCCCTATTCGTCGCTCATCCCGCTGCCGAATCCGTACGTGGTGCCGGGCGGCCGGTTCCGCGAGGTCTACTACTGGGATTCGTACTTCACCATGCTCGGGTTGGTCGAGAGCGGACGGACGGATCTGGTGCGCAGCATGCTGGACAACTTCGCTCACCTGGTCCGGACGGTCGGCCACATTCCGAACGGCAATCGGACCTACTATCTCGGCCGGAGCCAGCCGCCGTACTTTGGCGCCATGGTCGGGCTCTACGCCCAAGCAACCGACAGTACCAGGGCGTTGATCTACCTCGATGCGCTGGAGGCGGAGTACGCGTTCTGGATGGAGGGGGGCAGCCGGCTGGTGCCCGGGACGGCCAACCGCCGGGTCATCAGACTGCGCGATGGGACGCTGCTCAACCGCTACTTCGACGACATTCCCGAGCCGCGACCCGAGTCGTACCGTGAGGATTTCACCCTCGCCCAGTCGGTGCCGGAGGCACGCCGAACGGCGCTCTACCGTAACCTTCGCGCGTCGGCCGAGAGCGGATGGGACTTCTCCAGCCGCTGGATGCGCGATCCGAAGGACCTCCGCACGCTGGAGACGACCGAGCTGGCGCCGGTGGACCTGAACAGCCTGCTGTACCACACCGAGCGGACCATTGCCGCGCTCAGGCGGCTCCGCGGGCGGACGGGCGACGCCCAGATGGCCGCACGATTCGACCAGGCGGCGGAGGCCCGCCGTCGGGCGCTCCTGGCTGCGGCGTACGACCCGGAGACCGGGTTCTTCTACGATGTCCGCTGGCGCACGGGCGAGCGAGTCACCGACCGGCCGACCCTGGCCGCCGTGGTCCCCCTCTACTTCGGCCTGGCGACGCCGGACCAGGGTCGGGGCGTGGCGGCGCGCCTCGAGCACGACTTCCTCAAGCCGGGCGGGTTCGTCACCACCCTGGTTGCCTCCGGGCAGCAATGGGACGCGCCCAATGGCTGGCCACCGCTGGAGTGGCTCACGATCGAGGGGGTCCGGCGATATGGCCGTGGGGACCTGGCCGATCTGGCCCGTGAGCGCTGGCTCGGACTCAATCGCCGCACCTATCGCTCGGCCCGCAAGATGACCGAGAAGTACGACGTGGTGGACCTGAGCCGGCCGGCCGGCGGAGGCGAGTATCCCACCCAGGACGGGTTCGGCTGGTCCAACGGCGTCGCGCTCGCGCTGGCGGTGGAGGAGTGCGCCGCGCGGGCGCCGGCGGGCGCCGCGGGAGCCCGGCCAGACTGTGACTGA